The Deinococcus koreensis genome window below encodes:
- a CDS encoding NUDIX domain-containing protein: MSDHPNWATLTEDATQPWETLESRQLVSGFRVVYEDRVRLQSGVETVYQYRPRGPRAVFVLPVTTQGEAVLIRQYRYPLRATVTEVVAGGVEHGEALQGSAERELLEEVGGVAAEWLALPGFYPQPSISGVAFYPFLALGVTLGEMAHEDTETIERVTLPLAEAYRMLEAGEIQDGPSSLTLWHARRHLQERGLL; this comes from the coding sequence ATGAGCGACCATCCCAACTGGGCCACCCTGACCGAGGACGCTACCCAGCCCTGGGAGACCCTGGAGTCCCGCCAACTGGTCTCGGGCTTCCGGGTGGTCTACGAAGACCGGGTGCGGCTGCAGAGCGGTGTGGAGACCGTCTACCAGTACCGCCCGCGCGGCCCGCGCGCCGTGTTCGTGCTGCCGGTCACCACGCAGGGCGAGGCCGTGCTGATCCGCCAGTACCGCTACCCGCTGCGCGCCACCGTGACCGAGGTCGTGGCCGGCGGCGTGGAACACGGCGAGGCCTTACAGGGCAGCGCCGAGCGCGAACTGCTGGAGGAGGTCGGCGGCGTGGCGGCCGAGTGGCTGGCGCTGCCGGGCTTCTACCCGCAGCCCAGCATCAGCGGCGTGGCCTTCTACCCGTTCCTGGCGCTGGGCGTGACCCTGGGCGAGATGGCCCACGAGGACACCGAGACCATCGAGCGCGTGACCCTGCCGCTGGCCGAGGCCTACCGCATGCTGGAGGCCGGCGAGATCCAGGACGGCCCCAGCAGCCTGACGCTCTGGCACGCGCGGCGCCACCTGCAGGAGCGGGGGCTGCTCTGA
- a CDS encoding IMPACT family protein has translation MVENSEFLAFADRADTPDVALGQLAALKTRYPDATHHCWAYQIGPLYRFSDDGEPGGTAGAPILRAIQGQGLDHVMVVVVRFYGGVKLGTGGLVRAYGGTAAECLRTAGRFEVRPRVALSVTVGFEHLGALYHVLGEYDLQRGEEGYTAGGVTLDVGVYPEDVEGFTAALRDATRGGAVVGEGFDRPAGLP, from the coding sequence GTGGTCGAGAACTCGGAATTCCTGGCCTTCGCCGACCGCGCCGATACACCGGACGTGGCGCTGGGTCAGCTCGCCGCCCTGAAGACCCGCTATCCGGACGCCACGCACCATTGCTGGGCCTACCAGATCGGCCCGCTCTACCGCTTCTCCGACGACGGCGAACCGGGCGGCACGGCAGGCGCCCCGATCCTGAGGGCGATTCAGGGGCAGGGCCTGGATCACGTCATGGTCGTGGTGGTGCGATTCTACGGCGGCGTGAAGCTGGGCACGGGCGGGCTGGTGCGCGCCTATGGCGGCACGGCGGCCGAGTGCCTGCGGACGGCCGGACGCTTCGAGGTACGCCCCCGCGTGGCCCTCAGCGTCACGGTGGGTTTCGAGCACCTGGGAGCGCTCTATCACGTTCTGGGCGAATACGACCTGCAGCGCGGCGAGGAGGGGTACACGGCAGGCGGCGTCACGCTGGACGTGGGAGTCTATCCGGAGGATGTGGAGGGCTTTACGGCGGCGCTGCGGGACGCGACTCGGGGCGGGGCGGTGGTCGGTGAAGGTTTCGACAGACCCGCCGGCCTACCCTGA
- the ispF gene encoding 2-C-methyl-D-erythritol 2,4-cyclodiphosphate synthase, producing the protein MTSSPSSTLPYRIGYGEDAHRLEAGRPLILGGVPVPQAEAGAVAHSDGDAVLHAVADALLSGLALGDIGQYFPDTDATWQGLDSRLILTRALELVQGRGYAPVNVALVVTLDRPKLGPLRPQIARSVAALLTLPESEVGVSFKTSEGLAPAHVQTRVTVLLGRVDG; encoded by the coding sequence ATGACCTCGTCCCCCTCATCCACCCTCCCCTACCGCATCGGCTACGGCGAGGACGCGCACCGGCTGGAAGCGGGTCGCCCGCTGATCCTGGGCGGCGTGCCCGTGCCGCAGGCCGAAGCTGGCGCCGTGGCGCACTCCGATGGCGACGCCGTCCTGCACGCCGTGGCCGACGCGCTGCTCTCGGGGCTCGCGCTGGGCGACATCGGCCAGTATTTTCCGGATACCGACGCCACGTGGCAGGGCCTGGACTCGCGGCTGATCCTGACGCGGGCGCTGGAGCTGGTGCAAGGGCGCGGATACGCGCCGGTGAACGTGGCGCTGGTGGTCACGCTCGACCGGCCGAAGCTGGGGCCGCTGCGCCCCCAGATCGCGCGCTCCGTGGCGGCGCTGCTGACGCTGCCTGAATCTGAGGTCGGCGTGAGCTTCAAGACCTCGGAGGGCCTGGCGCCCGCGCACGTGCAGACGCGGGTGACCGTGCTGCTGGGGCGGGTGGATGGCTGA
- a CDS encoding tRNA (cytidine(34)-2'-O)-methyltransferase, with protein sequence MAEPPLLHVVLFEPEKAGNVGNVARSCAVLGADLHLIRPFGFHLHDREFRRAVMDYLEGVKVHEHASWTAFQGTLAPGARVWAFSTHAQTFHTRAGFQRGDYLLFGPESRGLPAWLRDSLPRLKLPQPGGGRSLNLSVAAGVAAFEAGRQIEGW encoded by the coding sequence ATGGCTGAGCCGCCCCTCCTCCACGTCGTGCTGTTCGAGCCCGAGAAGGCCGGCAACGTGGGCAACGTGGCGCGCAGCTGCGCCGTGCTGGGCGCCGACCTGCACCTGATCCGGCCCTTCGGCTTCCACCTGCACGACCGCGAATTCCGCCGCGCCGTGATGGACTATCTGGAGGGCGTGAAGGTGCACGAACACGCGAGCTGGACGGCCTTCCAGGGCACCCTGGCGCCGGGCGCGCGGGTCTGGGCCTTTTCCACCCACGCGCAGACCTTCCACACCCGGGCCGGCTTCCAGCGCGGCGATTATCTGCTGTTCGGCCCCGAGTCGCGCGGGCTGCCGGCATGGCTGCGCGACTCGCTGCCGCGCCTGAAGCTGCCGCAGCCGGGCGGGGGCCGTTCCCTGAACCTGTCGGTGGCGGCGGGGGTGGCGGCCTTCGAGGCGGGCCGGCAGATCGAGGGCTGGTAG
- a CDS encoding DUF2087 domain-containing protein, giving the protein MSAELSTRAAVFRALSHPARLSLLRLTWQGALSGEALARLMNLAPATVSHHLAALEGAGLTTVRQDGHHRLHGANHAALDVTLAALIRGEAAAPTPADPYRERVLRSFIQHGRLTRIPAQRKKRDVILRELATLFEPGQPYPEREVNARLTHWHEDFATLRRELVEAGLLAREGGVYRRVEGAPADRPLE; this is encoded by the coding sequence GTGAGCGCCGAGCTGAGCACCCGCGCCGCCGTGTTCCGGGCCCTCTCGCACCCGGCCCGGCTGAGCCTGCTGCGCCTGACCTGGCAGGGCGCCCTGAGCGGCGAGGCCCTGGCCCGCCTGATGAACCTCGCCCCGGCCACGGTCAGCCACCATCTGGCGGCGCTGGAGGGGGCGGGCCTGACCACCGTGCGCCAGGACGGCCACCACCGCCTGCACGGCGCGAACCACGCTGCCCTGGACGTGACCCTGGCGGCCCTGATCCGCGGGGAGGCAGCGGCCCCGACCCCGGCCGACCCCTACCGCGAGCGGGTGCTGCGGAGTTTCATTCAGCACGGCCGGCTGACCCGGATTCCTGCCCAGCGCAAGAAGCGCGACGTGATCCTGCGCGAACTGGCGACCCTGTTCGAGCCCGGCCAGCCCTACCCCGAACGCGAGGTGAACGCCCGGCTGACCCACTGGCACGAGGACTTCGCCACCCTGCGCCGCGAACTGGTCGAGGCCGGACTGCTGGCCCGCGAGGGCGGCGTGTACCGGCGGGTGGAGGGGGCGCCGGCCGACCGACCGCTAGAGTGA
- a CDS encoding aminopeptidase, translated as MAPADLQSADFQSADFQTKLARYAELLVRTGVNLPQGGRVRIGAPVEAVALARLTARAAYRAGASDVRLVYTDPHTDLALYEDGGDEAVDFVPPWHAQEREAMVEGGYAFIGIIGEDPSLLAGVDTGRVARRSTRLAQANKRVAEATGNMQVNWTVAAMATPAWATRVYPALSEAEAVARLWDDIFRVTRCDQPDPVAAWEAHLTQLDRLCTLLNDKQYAALHLRSGLGTDLRVGLVQGHLWEGGAATAKNGVRAVPNLPTDEVFTMPHRDRVDGLAVASKPLSVRGQLVEGIRVRFEGGRAVEVSATQGEATLRQLIQTDEGAARLGEVALVSASAPVAQTGTLFLNTLFDENAASHIALGRCYPTNVQGGDEATVQAAGGNDSLIHVDWMIGTPDTDVDGITQGGAREPLMRGGEWVV; from the coding sequence ATGGCTCCTGCTGACCTCCAGAGCGCTGATTTCCAGAGCGCCGACTTCCAGACGAAACTCGCCCGCTACGCCGAACTGCTCGTCCGTACCGGCGTGAATCTGCCGCAGGGGGGCAGGGTGAGGATCGGCGCGCCGGTCGAGGCGGTGGCACTCGCGCGCCTGACCGCCCGCGCCGCCTACCGGGCCGGCGCCAGCGACGTGCGGCTGGTCTACACCGACCCGCACACCGATCTGGCGCTGTACGAGGACGGCGGCGACGAGGCGGTGGACTTCGTGCCCCCCTGGCACGCCCAGGAGCGCGAGGCGATGGTGGAGGGCGGCTACGCCTTCATCGGCATCATCGGTGAAGATCCGTCGCTGCTCGCCGGCGTGGACACCGGGCGGGTCGCGCGGCGCAGCACACGGCTCGCCCAGGCCAACAAACGCGTGGCCGAGGCCACCGGCAACATGCAGGTGAACTGGACGGTGGCCGCGATGGCCACCCCCGCCTGGGCCACGCGCGTCTACCCGGCGCTGAGCGAGGCCGAGGCGGTGGCGCGGCTCTGGGACGACATCTTCAGGGTCACCCGCTGCGACCAGCCCGACCCGGTGGCGGCCTGGGAGGCGCATCTGACCCAACTGGATCGCCTGTGCACCCTGCTGAACGACAAGCAGTACGCGGCCCTCCACCTGCGCTCGGGCCTGGGCACCGACCTGAGGGTGGGGCTGGTGCAGGGCCACCTCTGGGAAGGCGGCGCGGCCACGGCGAAAAACGGCGTGCGCGCGGTGCCCAACCTCCCCACCGACGAGGTGTTCACCATGCCGCACCGCGACCGGGTGGACGGCCTCGCGGTCGCCAGCAAGCCCCTGAGCGTGCGCGGCCAGCTCGTGGAGGGCATCCGCGTGCGCTTCGAGGGGGGCCGGGCGGTCGAGGTCAGCGCCACCCAGGGCGAGGCCACCCTGCGCCAGCTGATCCAGACCGACGAGGGCGCCGCGCGTCTGGGCGAGGTCGCGCTGGTGTCGGCCTCGGCCCCGGTGGCCCAGACGGGCACCCTGTTCCTGAACACGCTGTTCGACGAGAACGCCGCCAGCCACATCGCGCTGGGCCGCTGTTATCCCACCAACGTACAGGGTGGCGACGAGGCGACGGTGCAGGCGGCGGGCGGCAACGACTCGCTGATCCACGTGGACTGGATGATCGGCACGCCCGATACCGATGTGGACGGGATCACGCAGGGCGGCGCCCGTGAGCCGCTGATGCGCGGGGGCGAGTGGGTGGTGTGA
- a CDS encoding peptidylprolyl isomerase, whose product MPPMTQGTYSAEGFQPTSDLSAERQTKFSKAPELGDGIEPGKAYRAVLETSKGRIVVELFPDDAPVTVNSFAYLLRHHYYDGVKFHRVIDGFMAQTGDPTGTGSGGPGYKFEDEFGSAHRHSGKGVLSMANAGPSTNGSQFFITFTATPHLDGRHTVFGKVVEGLDVLDRLTRIQPGMGGTPDVIEKAYLVEK is encoded by the coding sequence ATGCCGCCCATGACTCAAGGCACCTACTCCGCTGAAGGCTTCCAGCCCACCTCCGACCTGAGCGCCGAGCGCCAGACCAAGTTCTCCAAGGCTCCGGAACTGGGCGACGGCATCGAACCCGGCAAGGCCTACCGCGCCGTGCTGGAGACCTCCAAGGGCCGCATCGTGGTCGAGCTGTTCCCCGACGACGCGCCCGTGACGGTCAACTCGTTCGCCTACCTGCTGCGCCACCACTACTACGACGGCGTCAAGTTCCACCGCGTCATCGACGGCTTCATGGCCCAGACCGGCGATCCCACCGGCACCGGCTCGGGCGGCCCCGGCTACAAGTTCGAGGACGAGTTCGGCTCGGCCCACCGCCACAGCGGCAAGGGCGTGCTGAGCATGGCGAACGCCGGCCCCTCGACCAACGGCAGCCAGTTCTTCATCACCTTCACGGCCACCCCGCACCTCGACGGCCGCCACACGGTGTTCGGCAAGGTCGTGGAAGGACTGGACGTCCTCGACCGCCTGACCCGCATCCAGCCCGGCATGGGCGGCACGCCCGACGTGATCGAGAAGGCGTACCTCGTCGAGAAGTAA
- a CDS encoding cation:proton antiporter, with protein MLTAFAVLLCFTALLAYLNERFLHFPTTVGVTLAGALASAILIALDTLGWIPGVRGWAAGLLGTLNFTDFVLNGILSLLLFAGALSLDASQMLRQRVSILTLAFFSTLISTFLIGGAAYGVFALLGLNVPFLWALLFGALISPTDPVAVLDLLKRAKVPAKIETLIAGESLFNDGVGVVIFLVVAAVAGIGAHGGEADVSALGVVTLFVREALGGILFGALLGWVGYRMVRSIEQHAVEVLITLALVIGGYVAAAAMGTSGPLAMVVAGLVMSATKHVAFSDKTRHHVEGFWETIDQVLNILLFAFIGLDVLLTRPSGAQIAASVLLIGVALTARYISVALPFALVRAREGYGAYTVRLLTWGGLRGGIAISLVLSLPENPYRSLLVTATYAIVLFTIAVQGLTIMPLVQRAIAADDEMQKADG; from the coding sequence ATGTTGACCGCTTTTGCCGTGCTGCTGTGTTTCACGGCGCTGCTCGCCTACCTGAACGAACGCTTCCTGCATTTCCCCACCACGGTGGGCGTGACCCTGGCCGGCGCGCTGGCCAGCGCCATCCTGATCGCGCTGGACACCCTGGGCTGGATACCGGGCGTGCGCGGCTGGGCGGCCGGGCTGCTGGGCACCCTGAATTTCACGGACTTCGTGCTCAACGGCATCCTGAGCCTGCTGCTGTTCGCCGGCGCGCTCAGTCTGGACGCCTCCCAGATGCTGCGCCAGCGTGTGAGCATCCTGACCCTGGCCTTTTTTTCCACCCTGATCAGCACCTTCCTGATCGGCGGGGCGGCGTATGGGGTGTTCGCGCTGCTGGGGCTGAACGTGCCCTTCCTGTGGGCGCTGCTGTTCGGCGCCCTGATCAGCCCGACCGATCCGGTGGCGGTGCTCGACCTGCTCAAACGGGCCAAGGTGCCGGCCAAGATCGAGACCCTGATCGCGGGCGAGAGCCTGTTCAACGACGGTGTGGGAGTCGTGATCTTCCTGGTGGTGGCGGCGGTGGCCGGCATCGGGGCACACGGCGGGGAGGCGGATGTCAGTGCCCTGGGCGTGGTCACGCTGTTCGTCCGCGAGGCGCTGGGCGGCATCCTCTTCGGGGCGCTGCTGGGCTGGGTCGGCTACCGCATGGTGCGCTCCATCGAGCAGCACGCCGTCGAGGTGCTGATCACGCTGGCGCTGGTCATCGGCGGCTACGTGGCCGCCGCCGCGATGGGCACCAGTGGCCCGCTGGCGATGGTCGTGGCCGGGCTGGTCATGTCCGCCACCAAGCACGTGGCATTCAGCGACAAGACCCGGCACCATGTCGAGGGCTTCTGGGAGACCATCGATCAGGTGCTGAACATCCTGCTGTTCGCCTTCATCGGTCTGGACGTGCTGCTGACCCGGCCCAGCGGCGCGCAGATCGCGGCCAGCGTCCTGCTGATCGGCGTGGCGCTGACCGCGCGCTATATCAGCGTGGCGCTGCCCTTCGCGCTGGTGCGGGCGCGCGAGGGCTACGGCGCCTATACCGTGCGCCTGCTCACCTGGGGCGGCCTGCGCGGCGGGATCGCCATCAGCCTGGTGCTCAGCCTGCCGGAGAACCCCTACCGCTCCCTGCTGGTCACCGCCACCTACGCCATCGTGCTGTTCACCATCGCCGTGCAGGGTCTGACCATCATGCCGCTGGTGCAGCGGGCCATCGCGGCGGATGATGAGATGCAGAAGGCGGATGGCTGA
- the rpoZ gene encoding DNA-directed RNA polymerase subunit omega: protein MAERDIDKLLSMTDSKYRLSVVTAKRALQLRSGAPSVLPVEQRVRTRNLVTQAMRELATGKLTVGTDLMDEPRFHQDYVRQRQAQLQAQLNAERERERD, encoded by the coding sequence ATGGCGGAAAGAGATATCGATAAACTGCTGTCGATGACGGACAGCAAGTACCGGCTGAGCGTGGTCACGGCCAAGCGTGCCCTGCAGCTCCGCAGCGGCGCCCCGAGCGTGCTGCCGGTCGAACAGCGGGTGCGAACCCGCAATCTGGTGACCCAGGCCATGCGCGAGCTGGCCACCGGCAAGCTCACCGTGGGCACCGACCTGATGGACGAACCGCGCTTCCACCAGGACTACGTGCGCCAGCGGCAGGCTCAGCTGCAGGCCCAGCTGAACGCCGAACGCGAACGCGAACGCGACTGA
- the dgoD gene encoding galactonate dehydratase, producing the protein MKITRLETFLVPPRWLFLKIETDEGVSGWGEPVVEGRAHTVQAAVDELADGLIGRDPGRIEDLWQVMHRGGFYRGGAVFMSAIAGIDQALWDIKGRVLGAPVHSLLGGPCRDRMRVYSWIGGDRPADVAESARAALAAGFTAIKMNATEEMSYLDVPSKIDAVLARVQAVRDATTPDFGIAVDFHGRVHLPMARVLAKELDAMRLMFIEEPVLSENVEALREVRRVTSTPIALGERLYSRWEFKAVLQEGLADVLQPDLSHAGGITECRKIASMAEAYDVALAPHCPLGPIALAACLQLDAVAHNAAIQEQSLGIHYNQGSDLLDYLSGREVFEYEAGFVAIPSGPGLGIEVDEAYVREQAKTGHRWRNPLWRHPDGSVAEW; encoded by the coding sequence ATGAAGATCACGCGCCTGGAAACCTTCCTCGTCCCGCCGCGCTGGCTGTTCCTGAAGATCGAGACCGACGAGGGCGTGAGCGGCTGGGGTGAGCCGGTCGTCGAGGGCCGCGCCCACACCGTCCAGGCCGCCGTGGACGAACTGGCCGACGGGCTGATCGGCCGCGATCCGGGCCGCATCGAGGATCTGTGGCAGGTCATGCACCGGGGCGGCTTCTACCGGGGCGGGGCGGTGTTTATGAGCGCCATCGCGGGCATCGACCAGGCGCTCTGGGACATCAAGGGCAGGGTGCTGGGAGCGCCGGTTCACAGCCTGCTGGGCGGCCCCTGCCGCGACCGGATGCGCGTCTATTCTTGGATCGGCGGCGACCGCCCCGCCGACGTGGCCGAGAGCGCCCGCGCGGCGCTGGCCGCAGGCTTCACGGCCATCAAGATGAACGCCACCGAGGAGATGAGCTACCTCGACGTGCCCTCCAAGATCGACGCGGTGCTGGCGCGGGTGCAGGCGGTGCGCGACGCCACCACGCCCGACTTCGGGATCGCCGTGGATTTCCACGGGCGCGTGCATCTGCCGATGGCCCGCGTGCTGGCGAAGGAGCTGGACGCCATGCGCCTGATGTTCATCGAGGAACCCGTGCTCAGCGAGAACGTGGAGGCGCTGCGCGAGGTGCGGCGCGTGACCAGCACCCCGATCGCGCTGGGCGAGCGGCTGTACTCGCGCTGGGAGTTCAAGGCGGTGCTGCAGGAGGGGCTGGCCGACGTGCTGCAGCCCGACCTCTCGCACGCGGGCGGCATCACCGAATGCCGCAAGATCGCCTCGATGGCCGAGGCCTACGACGTGGCCCTGGCGCCCCACTGCCCGCTGGGGCCGATCGCGCTGGCCGCCTGCCTGCAGCTGGACGCCGTGGCCCACAACGCCGCCATCCAGGAGCAGAGCCTGGGGATCCATTACAACCAGGGCAGCGACCTCCTCGATTACCTGAGCGGGAGGGAGGTCTTCGAGTACGAGGCCGGTTTCGTCGCCATCCCCTCCGGCCCGGGGCTCGGCATCGAGGTCGACGAGGCGTACGTGCGCGAGCAGGCCAAGACCGGCCACCGCTGGCGCAACCCGCTCTGGCGTCACCCCGACGGCAGCGTGGCCGAGTGGTGA
- a CDS encoding bifunctional 4-hydroxy-2-oxoglutarate aldolase/2-dehydro-3-deoxy-phosphogluconate aldolase, with amino-acid sequence MPESPTDVLLAALRRSRVLVILRGVPAVHAPRLIETLRGAGLDWFEVALSDAHGLEALRAIRAAAGPELLLGAGTVLTPELAAQAQEAGAGFLVTPHVIPEVATAAHERGLGLLMGALTPTEIARAVALGSAGVKVFPAGSHGPAYFRHLRGPYPGWPLLAVGGVDASNVAAYLAAGADGAGIGGALTRADWANPDWPALRRGAQALLDATRSTP; translated from the coding sequence ATGCCTGAGTCGCCCACCGACGTCCTGCTCGCGGCCCTGCGCCGCTCACGGGTGCTCGTCATCCTGCGCGGCGTGCCGGCCGTCCACGCCCCGCGGCTGATCGAGACCCTGCGCGGCGCGGGCCTGGACTGGTTCGAGGTCGCCCTGTCTGACGCCCACGGTCTGGAGGCGCTGCGGGCCATCCGCGCGGCTGCCGGGCCGGAGCTGCTGCTGGGCGCGGGCACGGTTCTCACGCCGGAGCTGGCCGCCCAGGCGCAGGAGGCCGGCGCGGGCTTCCTGGTCACGCCCCACGTGATCCCGGAGGTGGCCACCGCCGCCCACGAGCGTGGCCTGGGCCTGCTGATGGGCGCCCTGACCCCCACCGAGATCGCGCGGGCAGTCGCGCTGGGCAGCGCCGGGGTCAAGGTCTTCCCGGCGGGTTCGCACGGGCCGGCCTACTTCCGGCATCTGCGCGGCCCCTACCCCGGGTGGCCCCTGCTGGCCGTGGGCGGGGTGGACGCCAGCAACGTCGCGGCCTACCTCGCCGCCGGGGCGGACGGCGCGGGGATCGGCGGGGCACTCACCCGCGCCGACTGGGCCAACCCCGACTGGCCGGCCCTGCGGCGCGGGGCGCAGGCCCTCCTGGACGCTACGAGGAGCACCCCATGA
- a CDS encoding sugar kinase, which yields MTADPADAVLTFGEALLKLTLPAAQRLESMSALGAECAGSELNVAAALRALGRPAAWASALPPGPLGDWASAHVRALDVRDLSLERPGRLGTFYLEDHHPPRPSRALYDRQGTAFQTLDATDLDPAWLRGCAALHVSGISLSLGPGPRALALALMEQARAQGVRVSFDVNHRRLLLPAADAADTYGSAVRHADLIFVAQRDLGLLGGLPGLRALNPHALIVVTRGAQGSEAHRPGGGVVVQEGVIAAGPGRIGRGDAFAGGFLHAWLGGAGAAGALRFASACAALKTTLPGDQLRASEAEVWAVLEGGEHGEPRR from the coding sequence TTGACGGCCGACCCTGCCGATGCCGTGCTGACCTTCGGGGAAGCGCTGCTCAAGCTCACGCTGCCCGCCGCGCAGCGGCTGGAGAGCATGAGCGCGCTGGGGGCCGAGTGCGCCGGCTCGGAGCTGAACGTAGCGGCGGCGCTGCGGGCGCTGGGCCGCCCCGCCGCCTGGGCCAGTGCGCTGCCGCCCGGCCCGCTGGGCGACTGGGCCAGCGCGCATGTCCGCGCGCTGGACGTGCGGGATCTGAGCCTGGAACGCCCCGGCCGCCTGGGCACCTTCTACCTCGAAGACCACCACCCGCCCCGGCCCAGCCGCGCCCTGTACGACCGCCAGGGCACGGCCTTCCAGACCCTGGACGCCACGGACCTCGACCCGGCGTGGCTGAGGGGGTGCGCGGCGCTGCATGTCAGCGGCATCAGCCTGTCGCTGGGGCCGGGGCCGCGGGCGCTGGCGCTGGCTCTGATGGAACAGGCGCGTGCCCAGGGCGTCCGGGTGTCGTTCGACGTGAACCACCGCCGCCTGCTCCTGCCCGCTGCCGACGCGGCCGATACGTATGGCTCCGCCGTCCGGCACGCCGACCTGATCTTCGTGGCCCAGCGTGACCTCGGCCTGCTGGGTGGCCTGCCCGGGCTGCGGGCCCTGAACCCGCACGCCCTCATCGTCGTCACGCGCGGCGCTCAGGGCAGCGAGGCGCATCGGCCCGGTGGCGGGGTGGTGGTTCAGGAGGGGGTGATCGCGGCTGGCCCCGGCCGGATCGGGCGCGGGGACGCCTTCGCGGGCGGCTTCCTGCACGCCTGGCTGGGGGGCGCGGGGGCGGCCGGGGCACTGCGCTTCGCCTCGGCCTGCGCTGCCCTGAAGACCACCCTGCCCGGCGATCAGCTCCGCGCCAGCGAGGCCGAAGTCTGGGCCGTTCTGGAGGGGGGCGAGCACGGGGAGCCACGGCGGTGA